In a genomic window of Piliocolobus tephrosceles isolate RC106 chromosome 1, ASM277652v3, whole genome shotgun sequence:
- the PGBD2 gene encoding piggyBac transposable element-derived protein 2 isoform X2 has product MEEEESNSNRDEIFIAPPDNAAGEFTDEDSGDEDSQRGAHLPGSVLHASVLCEDSGTGEDNDDLELQPAKKRQKAVVKPQRIWTKRDIRPDFGSWTASDPHIEDLKSQELSPVGLFELFFDEGTINFIVNETNRYAWQKNVNLSLTAQELKCVLGILILSGYISYPRRRMFWETSPDSHHHLVADAIRRDRFELIFSYLHFADNNELDAGDRFAKVRPLIIRMNCNFQKHAPLEEFYSFGESMCEYFGHRGSKQLHRGKPVRLGYKIWCGTTSRGYLVWFEPSQGTLFTKPDRSLDLGGSMVIKFVDALQERGFLPYHIFFDKVFTSVKLMSILRKKGVKATGTVREYRTERCPLKDPKELRKMKRGSFDYKVDESEEIIVCRWHDSSVVNICSNAVGIEPVRLTSRHSGATKTRTQVHQPSLVKLYQEKVGGVGRMDQNIAKYKVKIRGMKWYSSFIGYVIDAALNNAWQLHRICCQDAQVDLLAFRRYVACVYLESNADTTSQGRRSRRLETESRFDMVGHWIIHQDKRTRCALCHSQTNTRCEKCQKGVHAKCFREYHIR; this is encoded by the coding sequence ATGGAGGAGGAAGAGTCCAACAGCAACAGGGACGAGATCTTCATTGCACCTCCCGACAATGCTGCGGGGGAATTCACCGATGAGGACTCAGGTGATGAAGACAGCCAGCGAGGTGCTCACCTGCCTGGCAGTGTGCTGCATGCTTCAGTCCTGTGTGAGGACTCTGGCACCGGCGAGGATAATGACGACCTGGAGCTGCAGCCGGCCAAGAAGAGGCAGAAAGCAGTTGTGAAACCTCAGCGCATTTGGACAAAAAGAGATATTCGTCCAGACTTTGGCAGTTGGACGGCATCAGATCCTCATATTGAGGATCTGAAAAGCCAAGAGCTGAGTCCTGTGGGCctttttgagttgttttttgaTGAAGGAACAATTAATTTCATTGTTAATGAAACCAATCGTTATGCTTGGCAGAAAAATGTCAATCTGAGTCTTACGGCTCAGGAATTGAAGTGTGTTTTGGGCATTTTGATTTTAAGTGGGTACATCTCTTACCCAAGGAGAAGGATGTTCTGGGAAACGTCTCCCGATTCACATCATCATCTTGTGGCTGATGCAATTAGAAGGGACAGATTCGAACTAATCTTCTCATACTTACATTTTGCAGATAACAACGAACTTGATGCAGGTGATAGGTTTGCCAAGGTCAGACCTCTCATCATCCGGATGAACTGCAATTTCCAGAAGCACGCACCCTTGGAAGAGTTCTACAGCTTTGGCGAGTCTATGTGTGAGTACTTTGGGCACCGGGGGTCCAAGCAGCTGCACAGGGGGAAGCCTGTGCGACTTGGCTACAAGATTTGGTGTGGGACAACCAGCAGAGGCTACTTGGTGTGGTTCGAGCCCTCACAGGGCACACTTTTTACCAAGCCAGACAGGAGCCTGGATCTAGGAGGCAGTATGGTAATAAAATTTGTGGATGCGCTTCAGGAGCGTGGTTTTCTGCCATATCACATATTTTTTGACAAGGTTTTTACAAGTGTTAAACTGATGTCCATTTTGAGGAAAAAGGGGGTGAAGGCCACAGGAACTGTTCGTGAGTACAGGACTGAGCGATGTCCCCTAAAAGACCCCAAAGAactgagaaaaatgaagaggGGTTCATTTGATTACAAAGTCGACGAGAGTGAGGAGATCATCGTGTGCCGCTGGCACGATAGCAGCGTGGTCAACATCTGCTCCAATGCCGTGGGCATAGAGCCAGTGAGGCTGACCAGTCGTCACTCTGGAGCAACTAAAACGCGGACTCAGGTCCACCAGCCATCACTGGTGAAGCTGTATCAGGAGAAGGTGGGCGGTGTTGGTAGGATGGACCAGAATATTGCCAAGTACAAGGTGAAGATCCGAGGCATGAAGTGGTACTCAAGCTTTATTGGCTATGTCATTGATGCTGCCCTCAACAACGCATGGCAGCTGCACAGGATCTGCTGCCAAGATGCCCAGGTGGACCTCCTTGCCTTCCGGAGATACGTCGCCTGTGTGTACCTGGAGAGCAATGCTGACACCACCTCTCAAGGGAGGCGAAGCAGGCGGTTGGAGACTGAGAGCCGCTTTGATATGGTTGGACACTGGATTATCCACCAGGACAAGAGGACCCGATGTGCCCTCTGCCACTCGCAGACCAACACCCGGTGCGAGAAGTGCCAGAAGGGTGTCCATGCCAAGTGCTTCAGGGAGTACCACATCCGGTGA
- the PGBD2 gene encoding piggyBac transposable element-derived protein 2 isoform X1, giving the protein MASTSRDVIAGRGIHSKVKSAKLLEVLNAMEEEESNSNRDEIFIAPPDNAAGEFTDEDSGDEDSQRGAHLPGSVLHASVLCEDSGTGEDNDDLELQPAKKRQKAVVKPQRIWTKRDIRPDFGSWTASDPHIEDLKSQELSPVGLFELFFDEGTINFIVNETNRYAWQKNVNLSLTAQELKCVLGILILSGYISYPRRRMFWETSPDSHHHLVADAIRRDRFELIFSYLHFADNNELDAGDRFAKVRPLIIRMNCNFQKHAPLEEFYSFGESMCEYFGHRGSKQLHRGKPVRLGYKIWCGTTSRGYLVWFEPSQGTLFTKPDRSLDLGGSMVIKFVDALQERGFLPYHIFFDKVFTSVKLMSILRKKGVKATGTVREYRTERCPLKDPKELRKMKRGSFDYKVDESEEIIVCRWHDSSVVNICSNAVGIEPVRLTSRHSGATKTRTQVHQPSLVKLYQEKVGGVGRMDQNIAKYKVKIRGMKWYSSFIGYVIDAALNNAWQLHRICCQDAQVDLLAFRRYVACVYLESNADTTSQGRRSRRLETESRFDMVGHWIIHQDKRTRCALCHSQTNTRCEKCQKGVHAKCFREYHIR; this is encoded by the exons ATGGCTTCAACATCCAG AGATGTCATTGCTGGGAGAGGTATCCACTCAAAGGTGAAGTCTGCAAAGCTGCTCGAGGTTCTGAATGCTATGGAGGAGGAAGAGTCCAACAGCAACAGGGACGAGATCTTCATTGCACCTCCCGACAATGCTGCGGGGGAATTCACCGATGAGGACTCAGGTGATGAAGACAGCCAGCGAGGTGCTCACCTGCCTGGCAGTGTGCTGCATGCTTCAGTCCTGTGTGAGGACTCTGGCACCGGCGAGGATAATGACGACCTGGAGCTGCAGCCGGCCAAGAAGAGGCAGAAAGCAGTTGTGAAACCTCAGCGCATTTGGACAAAAAGAGATATTCGTCCAGACTTTGGCAGTTGGACGGCATCAGATCCTCATATTGAGGATCTGAAAAGCCAAGAGCTGAGTCCTGTGGGCctttttgagttgttttttgaTGAAGGAACAATTAATTTCATTGTTAATGAAACCAATCGTTATGCTTGGCAGAAAAATGTCAATCTGAGTCTTACGGCTCAGGAATTGAAGTGTGTTTTGGGCATTTTGATTTTAAGTGGGTACATCTCTTACCCAAGGAGAAGGATGTTCTGGGAAACGTCTCCCGATTCACATCATCATCTTGTGGCTGATGCAATTAGAAGGGACAGATTCGAACTAATCTTCTCATACTTACATTTTGCAGATAACAACGAACTTGATGCAGGTGATAGGTTTGCCAAGGTCAGACCTCTCATCATCCGGATGAACTGCAATTTCCAGAAGCACGCACCCTTGGAAGAGTTCTACAGCTTTGGCGAGTCTATGTGTGAGTACTTTGGGCACCGGGGGTCCAAGCAGCTGCACAGGGGGAAGCCTGTGCGACTTGGCTACAAGATTTGGTGTGGGACAACCAGCAGAGGCTACTTGGTGTGGTTCGAGCCCTCACAGGGCACACTTTTTACCAAGCCAGACAGGAGCCTGGATCTAGGAGGCAGTATGGTAATAAAATTTGTGGATGCGCTTCAGGAGCGTGGTTTTCTGCCATATCACATATTTTTTGACAAGGTTTTTACAAGTGTTAAACTGATGTCCATTTTGAGGAAAAAGGGGGTGAAGGCCACAGGAACTGTTCGTGAGTACAGGACTGAGCGATGTCCCCTAAAAGACCCCAAAGAactgagaaaaatgaagaggGGTTCATTTGATTACAAAGTCGACGAGAGTGAGGAGATCATCGTGTGCCGCTGGCACGATAGCAGCGTGGTCAACATCTGCTCCAATGCCGTGGGCATAGAGCCAGTGAGGCTGACCAGTCGTCACTCTGGAGCAACTAAAACGCGGACTCAGGTCCACCAGCCATCACTGGTGAAGCTGTATCAGGAGAAGGTGGGCGGTGTTGGTAGGATGGACCAGAATATTGCCAAGTACAAGGTGAAGATCCGAGGCATGAAGTGGTACTCAAGCTTTATTGGCTATGTCATTGATGCTGCCCTCAACAACGCATGGCAGCTGCACAGGATCTGCTGCCAAGATGCCCAGGTGGACCTCCTTGCCTTCCGGAGATACGTCGCCTGTGTGTACCTGGAGAGCAATGCTGACACCACCTCTCAAGGGAGGCGAAGCAGGCGGTTGGAGACTGAGAGCCGCTTTGATATGGTTGGACACTGGATTATCCACCAGGACAAGAGGACCCGATGTGCCCTCTGCCACTCGCAGACCAACACCCGGTGCGAGAAGTGCCAGAAGGGTGTCCATGCCAAGTGCTTCAGGGAGTACCACATCCGGTGA